A single region of the Triticum dicoccoides isolate Atlit2015 ecotype Zavitan chromosome 2B, WEW_v2.0, whole genome shotgun sequence genome encodes:
- the LOC119368594 gene encoding mediator of RNA polymerase II transcription subunit 20a-like, whose amino-acid sequence MPPAKWLMHWHPNPGATLNSQILAEACSCAESLGGTKDGRWKTSIISCRPITRDSMGAGGRLPPDVPGELLGVALHEHPGLYFSILRSHRLVLQADASFPHVMEKLQSYKARVSLNFEGFQYQLGDFCLRIGKCAPNNSETMRGIMMEVEYYPLSSIEKSRAIMVDFFDIWQETLAKKSLPGRFIHVESNFSEYGLSDHYSFQHTAVQYATCLQQLIRST is encoded by the exons ATGCCCCCCGCCAAGTG GCTGATGCACTGGCACCCAAACCCTGGAGCGACGCTCAACAGCCAGATCCTGGCGGAGGCCTGTAGCTGCGCGGAGTCCCTCGGCGGCACCAAGGACGGCCGCTGGAAGACATCCATCATCTCCTGCCGCCCGATCACACGAGACAGCATGGGCGCCGGCGGGCGGCTGCCTCCAGATGTGCCCGGCGAGCTCCTCGGTGTCGCGCTCCACGAGCACCCCGGACTCTACTTCTCCATCCTCCGGAGTCATCGGCTCGTCCTACAGGCTGACGCTTCCTTCCCCCATGTCATGGAGAAGCTCCAGTCGTACAAGGCTCGTGTCAGCCTCAACTTTGAG GGATTCCAATATCAACTGGGTGATTTTTGCTTGAGGATAGGTAAATGTGCTCCTAACAATTCTGAAACAATGAGAGGAATCATGATGGAG GTAGAGTATTATCCCTTATCTTCCATCGAAAAGTCCAGGGCAATTATGGTAGACTTCTTTGACATATGGCAGGAAACACTTGCAAAGAAGTCGCTGCCTGGTCGATTCATCCATGTAGAGTCTAACTTTTCAGAGTATGGTCTTTCAGATCACTACTCTTTCCAGCACACGGCAGTTCAGTACGCTACCTGCTTGCAACAACTCATTAGATCTACATGA